The Nitrospirota bacterium genome has a window encoding:
- the larB gene encoding nickel pincer cofactor biosynthesis protein LarB — MTPNRLKKLLSQVKNGALPVEEAYGRLKGFSQEELGFATLDHHRHIRQGFPEVIFCLGKTDRQILTLLTHSVKRHPRILATRVKPETFQLISTEFPSARYNELGKTVVISRADKKKLKSKGAILIITAGTSDIYIGEEARETATILGSRVETLYDVGVAGIHRILDKKSLMDQARVLIVIAGMDGVLPSVIGGLSDKPLIAVPSSQGYGASLNGLAPLLTMLNACAAGIGVMNIDNGFGAAVLAHRINTLT, encoded by the coding sequence ATGACTCCCAATCGGTTAAAAAAACTGCTTTCCCAGGTTAAAAATGGCGCTTTGCCTGTTGAGGAGGCCTATGGCCGCTTAAAAGGATTTTCACAGGAGGAGCTGGGATTCGCTACGCTGGACCATCATCGGCATATCCGGCAGGGTTTTCCAGAGGTCATTTTTTGTCTGGGAAAAACTGACCGGCAGATCCTCACCTTGCTGACGCATTCGGTCAAACGCCATCCCCGGATTTTAGCCACCCGGGTAAAACCGGAAACCTTTCAATTGATCTCCACGGAGTTTCCTTCTGCCAGATACAATGAACTGGGGAAAACCGTCGTGATTTCCCGGGCCGACAAAAAAAAATTAAAATCAAAAGGGGCAATCCTTATTATCACGGCGGGAACTTCCGATATTTATATAGGAGAAGAAGCCAGGGAAACTGCGACCATTCTTGGAAGCCGCGTTGAAACGCTGTACGATGTTGGCGTTGCCGGTATTCACCGTATCCTGGACAAGAAGAGCCTCATGGATCAAGCCAGGGTCTTAATTGTGATTGCCGGGATGGATGGCGTTCTCCCGAGCGTCATTGGCGGGCTCAGCGACAAACCGCTCATCGCAGTTCCGTCGAGCCAGGGATATGGAGCCTCTTTAAACGGGCTCGCCCCTCTGTTGACCATGCTGAACGCCTGTGCCGCCGGAATCGGCGTCATGAATATTGATAATGGGTTTGGGGCAGCCGTTTTGGCCCATCGGATCAATACTTTGACATAG
- the larC gene encoding nickel pincer cofactor biosynthesis protein LarC yields the protein MKKIAYFDCFSGISGDMILGAMVDAGLPLSFLNQTVLSLIPGGVKLRARKVKRGHLQGTKVDVILSPSPSLRLKNLTSILGFIGKGRLSPSLKTKSQAIFQRLAGGEGKSHGLNPESVSFEELGGIDTIVDVVGAVAGFEWLKIDEVHSSAINVGEGFVQIHHGKFPVPGPVTVHLLKNIPIYSNGIKKELTTPTGAAILSTLASSFGSIPLLKLQKTGLGAGDFMIEETPNLLRLLIGEQEDQFIHDQIYQIETHIDDLNPQIYETLIEHLLHDGALDVTLTPIIMKKGRPAILLTVLAPLEPLTKITERVFKETTSLGFRIQKINRLMVKRKEERFKTSRGWVRVKKSFLGKGLRAVPEYEDCKLIAEKQKEPLKDVLKQVEAEINQKIIKKRWK from the coding sequence ATGAAAAAAATTGCTTATTTTGACTGCTTTTCAGGAATCAGCGGAGACATGATTCTGGGCGCAATGGTCGATGCCGGTCTCCCCCTTTCATTTCTAAATCAAACGGTTCTTTCTCTTATTCCGGGTGGCGTTAAACTCCGCGCCCGAAAAGTAAAAAGAGGACATTTACAGGGAACCAAGGTCGACGTGATCCTTTCCCCTTCACCCTCGCTTCGGTTAAAAAATTTAACCTCTATCCTGGGTTTTATCGGGAAAGGGCGTTTATCTCCCTCGCTTAAAACAAAAAGTCAGGCGATTTTTCAACGGCTTGCCGGGGGGGAAGGAAAGTCGCATGGTCTGAATCCAGAATCCGTTTCATTTGAAGAACTGGGCGGAATCGACACCATCGTCGATGTTGTCGGCGCCGTAGCCGGGTTTGAATGGCTAAAAATAGATGAGGTCCATTCCTCCGCTATCAATGTTGGGGAAGGGTTCGTTCAAATCCATCACGGAAAATTTCCGGTTCCAGGACCCGTCACGGTTCACCTTTTAAAAAATATCCCCATCTATTCAAACGGCATTAAAAAAGAATTAACCACCCCTACTGGCGCGGCAATCCTCTCAACATTAGCTTCATCTTTTGGGTCAATCCCTCTTTTGAAGCTTCAAAAAACGGGACTGGGGGCCGGAGACTTTATGATCGAAGAGACACCCAACCTCCTCCGGTTACTGATTGGAGAACAGGAGGACCAATTCATTCACGACCAAATCTATCAAATTGAAACCCATATCGACGACTTAAATCCTCAAATCTATGAAACCCTGATTGAACATTTGCTTCACGACGGAGCGCTTGACGTCACACTCACCCCGATCATCATGAAAAAGGGACGTCCGGCAATCCTCTTAACCGTTTTGGCTCCTCTTGAGCCGTTGACAAAAATCACTGAAAGGGTTTTCAAAGAAACCACCTCTCTGGGCTTTCGGATCCAAAAAATAAACCGGCTGATGGTTAAAAGAAAAGAAGAAAGGTTCAAAACCTCACGGGGCTGGGTCAGGGTAAAAAAATCTTTCCTGGGAAAAGGGCTGCGGGCGGTTCCGGAATACGAAGATTGCAAGCTCATCGCAGAAAAACAGAAAGAACCGCTTAAGGACGTATTAAAACAAGTCGAAGCAGAAATTAATCAAAAAATAATAAAAAAAAGGTGGAAATGA
- a CDS encoding sodium:calcium antiporter, with the protein MTYSLVTALMALAVTLLGSSVFTNGIEWIGKKLKLSDGAVGSVLAGVGTALPETLIPLIAILFGHGLAEKEIGIGAILGAPFMLSTLTLPLVGFGVYFFARTGKRTRQFHLNFKEIEIDLKYFLISFSLAVAASAIENRLTHTIIGLFLFGLYANYLRDIFKRPSSDHLDLEPLYFQKFIRHPGVRTIVVQTLFGLGLIVGGAVYFIEGIAGIADFFHVSPFILSLLITPIATELPEKFNSLIWISKKKDHLAVSNITGAMVFQSTFPVSIGLFGTAWAFDRNGMTNIILTFVTALFFFSLLLFKKKWEPYHLMLGTISYIAYVLILIFY; encoded by the coding sequence ATGACCTATTCGTTGGTTACAGCGCTCATGGCCCTGGCCGTTACCCTTCTTGGAAGTTCGGTATTTACAAACGGAATCGAATGGATCGGAAAGAAGTTAAAGCTGTCAGACGGTGCGGTAGGATCGGTTCTGGCCGGGGTAGGAACCGCGCTCCCGGAAACCCTTATTCCTCTTATCGCCATTTTGTTTGGACACGGCTTGGCAGAAAAGGAGATCGGCATCGGGGCGATTTTAGGGGCCCCTTTCATGCTTTCCACCCTCACCCTTCCGTTAGTTGGCTTTGGCGTTTATTTTTTCGCCAGAACAGGGAAAAGGACCCGGCAATTCCATTTAAATTTCAAAGAAATTGAGATTGATTTAAAATACTTTCTGATTTCGTTTTCATTAGCCGTTGCGGCTTCTGCGATTGAAAACAGGCTGACCCACACGATCATTGGACTTTTTTTATTTGGGCTTTATGCAAATTATTTACGGGACATTTTTAAACGACCTTCTTCAGACCACCTGGACCTGGAACCGCTTTACTTTCAAAAATTTATTCGTCATCCCGGAGTAAGGACGATTGTCGTTCAAACTTTATTCGGGCTTGGTTTAATTGTGGGAGGCGCTGTCTATTTTATTGAGGGAATAGCAGGAATCGCCGATTTCTTTCATGTTTCTCCGTTTATTTTATCTTTGCTCATAACGCCCATCGCCACCGAACTCCCTGAAAAATTCAACAGCCTCATCTGGATTTCAAAAAAGAAAGACCATCTGGCCGTGTCAAATATCACAGGCGCCATGGTGTTCCAAAGCACGTTCCCCGTCTCCATCGGACTCTTTGGAACAGCGTGGGCTTTTGACCGCAACGGAATGACCAATATCATCTTAACATTTGTTACCGCCCTTTTTTTCTTCAGCCTTCTTTTATTTAAGAAAAAATGGGAACCTTACCACCTGATGCTGGGGACAATTAGCTATATCGCCTATGTGCTAATTCTTATTTTTTATTAA
- a CDS encoding sulfite exporter TauE/SafE family protein: MLNVTLFLFLGLVSGFLSGLIGLGGGVIIVPSLIVLFGMSQHQAQGTTLALMVPPIGLLAAWTYYQQGYVDLKIAAFICTGFFFGGFLGAKLAIGLSNEILQKVFGIALLLISLKMIFTK, encoded by the coding sequence ATGTTGAACGTCACGCTATTCTTGTTCTTGGGTTTAGTGTCTGGATTTTTAAGCGGGCTTATTGGACTTGGCGGGGGAGTCATTATTGTCCCTTCCCTGATCGTATTATTCGGAATGTCCCAGCATCAGGCACAAGGAACGACATTAGCCTTAATGGTTCCTCCCATCGGTTTGCTTGCGGCATGGACCTACTATCAGCAGGGTTACGTGGACTTGAAAATCGCGGCCTTTATTTGTACTGGCTTTTTCTTTGGAGGGTTTCTCGGCGCCAAGCTGGCAATTGGATTATCGAACGAAATTTTGCAAAAGGTGTTCGGCATCGCCTTGCTTCTCATTTCACTCAAAATGATATTCACTAAATAA